The sequence TCCATGCAATGCTGAGCGTTTTGCGATATGCGGCCAACGCCTCATCTCGCTTTCCTGACTGATCCAGACACCAAGCCAGCCCCAGTTCAAGAGGCAGAACCAGCCACTGCTGCTCAAAAACGTTCGTGGACTTCTTCAGTAATCCGATCGCTCGTTCATAGAGCACGATCGCATTAGTCAGGTGCTCAAGTGCAATTCGTTTTTCTTGCGATGTCGGTTTAGTCTGCACGCTTCGCGGCACGCCGGCGTCTGATCCAGGAAAATAGAAGACAGGACTCTCATCTTTCTTAGTCACATTGACCTCGGTGAGGTTCGTCGCGTAGGCCATCGAATGCAGACGGGCAAGGTGATAAATAGTTTCAAAAGCATTCGTGTTCTTCACAAAGCGTTGCTGAAGATTTGTGAATAGCCGGTCGATGGGAACCTTTTGGGTTTCGGGAAAGCCGAACAGGGCATGACTGGGTGAGCAGGCATAGGCTGCCATGAACGTTATCAAAGCAAGTTGATGCAATCGCATAACGAGGATTACGCTGACCTTTTCAGGCTACTCGACAACGCCGCCTGCGCTTTGGCTTTCGCCTCGTCCGCTCGACGCGCGATTCCGTTCGGAGATGGCAAGCTCATCAAAACTTCCGGCGGGATGTCGCCGGATTGCGCGAGTTTCACCAGACATTTCTGGCGTTCTTTGAGCGCTTTGTCCGCATCGCGTTCCTTCGAGAATCGCGACTTCGCCTTTTCACTGCGTTCGCGGAGCATCGCATAAACGTCGCCGCCGAGCAGCGCGGAGATGTCGATCTTCATCTTCTCGCGGTTCAGGTCGGCATCACTCACGACGTCACCGTTGATCGGACCGGCCTTGTATTTGGGGAACATGATGGCGGCCTCGGGGCAGACGCGCGAGCAGGCCGGGCAGTTGGTTTTGCAATTGTCGTTGCTCTGCACTTGAATCTTTTGCTCCTCGTCCACGCCATAGACTCCGAAAAGACAAAAGCTCAGGCACTGCATGCAATTCGTGCAGCGGTCATAGTCGATGACGGGGAACCACGGCTTCCAGTCGCCGTGTTTTGCGGCGTTGGTCTCGAGGCGAACGGATTCAACCGTCTCGGTGATGCGGTTCGAGTCGAAGCCGGTGACATCTTGAAAACGAAGATTGACCCGGCCATCGGCGTCTTCACCCAGCGGCGCGCGGCCGCCGTTGAATCGGCCCATCACGAGCAATGAGGTGCGGTCGGCGGGAGCGACGCGGCCCTCGCCAGCCACGCGCGTGACGGCGAAACCCTTTTCAAGCAGTGCG is a genomic window of Verrucomicrobiota bacterium containing:
- a CDS encoding ferredoxin family protein, translating into MSLKDQTTLRVVLYEGDGAQPLEATDRFAAMTALLEKGFAVTRVAGEGRVAPADRTSLLVMGRFNGGRAPLGEDADGRVNLRFQDVTGFDSNRITETVESVRLETNAAKHGDWKPWFPVIDYDRCTNCMQCLSFCLFGVYGVDEEQKIQVQSNDNCKTNCPACSRVCPEAAIMFPKYKAGPINGDVVSDADLNREKMKIDISALLGGDVYAMLRERSEKAKSRFSKERDADKALKERQKCLVKLAQSGDIPPEVLMSLPSPNGIARRADEAKAKAQAALSSSLKRSA